atagttttggatttttcattagttgtaGTTTTTATGtagttttgacattttgtttttattttctgtaaatgtttagtttagtttagtctgtattagtgttagtgttagttttagtttttgtaacatggagtatttgccaggtgcaagattcaaaaaggtattgtgtcataaaaacccaacaaaacatgccattttaaaaatgtatgaggacagatgaacaactatccctgaatcaaataaaaCTGTCTACAAGAAATGAGACTGATGTGCATCATACTGCTGAGTTTGGATGTAGTTagtgtgaaaggtaaaaaaatatCGCCAACAAACTACAGACACTTTACTACATAAGTAATAATAAGCAACCCTcgtgtcacatgtttgtgagccaggagtctcGGGAGCTCAATATGAGGAAAAAGatgagcaaaattaaaaaaacaaacaattaaagaCTAGAagtttgattcacttagatgaaccaactcaacccaattaactacataatgaatgttatgtttaacttgcatTGTCTTATGTCCCACgttataaacaaaaacaaattggaaactttttattatgaatgaatgaaaaactgcCAGCagagaataaatgaatacactTTGATCatcttcaaacttggtgaggtcactgtggaccagttaaggatctaaagttatagaaggttttgggtttttttttaaaaaagaaattttgTTTAGCTTCAGAGAAAACGTTAAATGAGTTATTGTCTTTACAAAGTTTGCAATGTATGTTAAAGTACTTTTTTGAGGAGGTAAAAACAACTCGAATTGGAGGGGATAAAGACCAGTTTTCCTTTAGTTTACGTTATTGACAAATGCACTTGCAGACAAAGTAGAGATTAAATCAGCCTTAAAAATAAAGACCTAAATATAAGAGTTGCATTATTTAtagaaggaaaataataatatcatttataGTATTGTCAAATTTGCTGAGTAAGTAAGTGAGTTTCTCAGTGGTGGCCTGGCTTTAATAAGAGCAGTTTGAATTCTCTGaatgcaaataaagacaaaatataaaatatataaatatgaataaatgaataaataaataaactatatacagtatatataacaACAACACCCCACAATTACTTGCGGCAGAAACAACAATTAGAAAATAGGGGGAACATGAGAAGTAATCTTCTCTTCTAACAACAGAGGGCGCCCTCAGCCCAGTTAAGATCCACTATTGACTGTTATTATcctgttatttgtttttaaaaccaaactgcTCAACTCTCTCACTGCTTAGTCCAATTGTAGACTGTTAAATATCAATGGTTTCAaagcaacatactgtatatatgacaCATCCcattgtttttaactgtttaaGTGCCTTAAACCGCttcagtcacaaacaaaaacccacttTTACTGCCTTAagctaacaataatgtggacgttgtTCTGAAGACACATGCGAGTGAGTTACGTACTCTTATTGTAAATATTCATTgtgcattatttaaattttaagaatgactgcttcttctttgagcctaacatatGATAATAGtcattttactattatttttacatttactgtccatgacaacagcagtgtttttatttttcaaaccaaacatttagtttaggttcACTTTCAATTCCAGCAACAGAATCTACTTGAAtcagttcatattttatttcagaataatttaagatcagatttgttaaatcacCTGCCGGGCCAGGTACTGATGCTggtgggccagttttggcccacgggccaccaattgctAGCCACTGCTCTAAAGGTCTCAACCAGGTCCAGCAGAGAGCTACAAATAGTACATGTGACCTGAGGCTCAATGTGAatgtgatgaagaggatgaactGAGATTTGTACCCatccttcctcttccttctgTCCTTCAAGAAAACTAACTATGTTGGTTCAGACACTGATGCTGCTACTTTAGTGATAGAGAAACATATAGTTTACATGAGGTCAAAGATCAACTTTATCCACTAcattaatcaagaaaacaacatgGGATGTGAACTGTGGTGTGAGCTGCAGATATAAAACAATACTGGCACCCGTAATAAGGTTATCAGTAAATAAAAAGCTCTGTTTAATCCTCCAACACGAAGATTCAGAAGAGGAGGCAAAGAAGCAGCATTGAGGAAGACTGAGGTAGAAACAAGGTAACCTGTCTTCACTCGTCACTGATGAAGAAATAAAGAGGAGCTGTGACTGAATGGCAATAATTTTCTATTGGCTCTTGAGTCGACTTGAATTCAGCTCGTACGATTCTCCCAGACGAAAGGCACCATTTGGACACCTGTAGGAGGACGAGCGGAGACGACAGGAAGTGAGACATTCGTCACCGTGGGTacctgtgtctcagtgtgttcacacacaatcagacaTGAAGCCATGTTATTAACAACTTCAGAAGAAGTCATGACTTTGGTCACATCGGTAAGAGTACAAAGCACAAGTCACAACCACTGAATTGATAAAAAGCATTGCTATAGGAACAACAACATTAttctacattattattattattgttattattattattataataactattATTGCTATGAATGTCATATTACTAAGCtgttttacataattacatGAATAATATGTTATTATATTGTGGGTGCCACtggaaaataataatgcataCATTCTGTACAATATATGAatactgctctctctctctctctctctctctcacacacacacacactcacacacacacacacgcacagagacacAATTTGTGCAGTagtcatagtgaggaccctcatagacataatgcattccctagcccctcaCTCTACCATTACCACCACTAAccataaaaccaggtcttaaccagGTCTAAAGCTCCTTTAAGGCTctttctccatgaggactactggtcctgacgaaggccctaaagaggtgacaaagacaatgattttgttttcttacctcaaatgaaaaggacaaaaaaagaaaaaaaaaatatggtgaTGAATTCAGCTTGTTGAATTTGCATCTACGAGTGGACACTAGATGTGGAGCGTTGTACTAGTTGTAGAGGTCTGTGGGCCAAATGTAGAGGTCTGGGACTGAGTGCTGAGATTTAACGTACACCTACAGTATAGAGGACTAAGACTTAATGTAAAGTTTTGGACCAGATATCGAGGTCTGGGACTAGTTGAAATTACTTGAAATTTTGGACTGGATGTAGAGGTATGTGGAGTTAATGTAGGGGTCTGGGACAAGGTTTAGGTTTGTACATCATATAGAATTCTAGTTCTGGGTCTAGTTTTTGACTGGATTTAGAGGTCTCTGAACTTGATGCAATTTTGGACTAGATGTAGATTTTGGGATTGGGTGTAGATTTCTGGGATCAGAACAAAAACAGTTCAGGACTGTggtgactgtgttgtgttgttggatTGTCGCCTCATGTCATCGTTGTGTTGTCTTGTCGTCGTGTACCTGCAGACTGCACTCGGGGCACAGAGTCTCCATCCATCATGATCCAGATTCAAGAAAGGCCTGACACGCCCCCCAAACCTGGAGAGTGTTGATAACGTTACCAAAGCGACtgtctttgtttcctctgctctgtgacTGGCCCAGACCTATACTGGTGGgagtttgacctctgacctctttgGCTACTGCTGACGTCAGAATGGGACATGTGTGGGTAttacatgggtgtgtgtgtggctgtaaaTGGCAGCTGATTAGTTGCCCTTTGTTTTTGAtgaatcatatttttttaaggtgAAACATGGCATCGGCAGCAttcacacacgaacacacacacacacacagttcatcgGCAGCGCTTGTCTTCTTCCAGTGAAGCTTTCAGTTGTAATTAAAGCTTGTTAAAGTTTATTGAAACAGTTTAAAAGCTGCCGTCTGACTGGCTGGCGGGGTTGACTGGCGGCTGAGATCTTTTGTGTAGCTGCAGCTGTTGCATCCTGTTCATTACAGAAACACTTGCTTCTTCTGACGACATCATCGCGGCTTTGTGTTGGAGATAGATTGAAGGCACCTGCAGAGTCACCTGATGAGCGCACTGCTCCTGCTGCATCAGGATGAGTGAAGCATGCGGAGGCGATAAGTCATGTTTTATATTCAGTTTTAGGGGGAAAAAGGTGTCAAagattgttgtgattgtttACCACCTGGGGCATTTTGTACCCGTTCTAATGGTAAAGTCATGGAaatgcagcaacaacagcagttgTCTGTGGGTAACACATAAGGACAGAGGAAATTAGATGGGAACATTTTCCTAAGACAGGTTGAAGAATAAATTAACAATATATGATATATCCACCaaaaatatatcatatattGACGcaaattttgaaaggttgtatctGAGACaacattttcattaattcataattacatcatcattattattattattattattattattatcgttattattatttatgttattaagtgtctttagtctgttggctcTTTGACTGAatccaacctcagcagtatgatgcacattttgcacttcaggttaatttcttgtagactgttatatttgattcatgggtggttgttcatctgtcctaacacatttttaaaatggtatCTTTTGCCATCtttattatgacacaatacttattatgacctttttgaatcttgcacctagCAAACACTCCAATACTCCGGTAAtaaaaactgaactaaaaccctaaaaccagcaaacccgctctaaaaactaattcaaactaactcattttaaataattaaataaaaactaaaactaatgaaaaatcccaaactattgtAACCATGGCCCTTGTCACCTTGTCATCTGTGTGCAGAAGTTATATCATCCACACAGAAAAAGCCGCAGACCTTCATTCAAAATCCGACAGagaatatttctgtttttaagttCCCCTCAGTGACGCAGTGGTTGTTAAATCTGTGTCAGCCTGGTTCTCACACAAATCAGGAAGTGATCACAGAGAATTCAGCTactgctgtgatgatgtcacagtgtggATCACCGACAGTGATTAAGTGACTTCCTGAACAGCACTCACAGCGTTTGTAAGAGCAGATGTTCAAATATTTCTGGGAGGCTGTTTGTACTTTACTTAAgcttttataaaaatgaaactgtTGTGCCTGATGTTAAACATGATTCATGGACCTGCCTGGCCAGGAGGAGCAGAGCATCTTCACGGAGAGACCACAGTTTAGAAAGACTATACTTTCAGTCAATCAGCCTTCTCGATCAAAGTGGTGGGGAAATGAGTCAGACAGCTtcacagtgtttaaaaaaacactgtgtgacCACCAATAAATGTAATTCTACCCATGTGTCTCAGGCCAGAATACTATTTTAATTCACTGTAGACGACACAGACAGGTCAGATTATTTACTATTATCAACTCATTTCTATTCAAGTCACTATACTTGATTTGTCTAAGAAGgtagaataaataataaaacacaacagtataatacaataaaagcacaataacacaataaaaacacttacacAGTAAAAAGCACTAAAAGAGCAACATTTGttaaaattgttaaaaacactataaaaaaacatttaaaagtttcTCTAATTTCTCTCAACTTTACACCACTACATTGCTTCGTGTATAAGAGTTGacagttttagtgttttatatatattatattgaccttgtttctgtgttttattggctttatattccatttttcttttttctttttatattgcTTTTAGTTTACACTGTTTCACATCCTGTCTGTTTCATGCATTTATGTCAActcagttgttttttaaatgcactaTAGAAATACAGTTGGATTGGATCTTGTTTATATTGTAAGTTTACAGGAGTCCCCACGGATCAGGACTCTTAATTTGGAAGAGCTACGCCTCATTTGAACAGGAAAAGGTTTTCACTAAAACACAACGACGCTCTAACACCAAACAGCTGAACCAGAACATGCCtcaagaaaacaacagaggcTGTACACAATCTGAAAGTTCACCACAAAAAATAGCAGCTTTCAACAAACACTCGCCCTCACATAGCGATGTTTGTAAATGATGTCTTACATTTTAGGAGTGACCTTGTATGGGTTTTATTTCTCCAATTTACTAGCTTGTGCTATCACTTCCAATACTTAAGTAAACgtaataataaatcatatatcatattcaagtaacctacagtatatattacatatttacatcATTACATGTTGTAAAAAGTGACTTAAACCCAGATGTAGTACAGTACTCATAAACTAGTACTACTAGTTACGatgtttaaatacaaaatacaccGCTCAAAAAGAACTTACAACAACAAGTTCTATAGTTGTTTATGATTAAACATTGCACCTGATTGCAGTTGATTACAAATGAGAATTTAGCCCTACTCacgtttattgtttttattgttataatataattaatgtaTTTGAGCGTCAAAACAAACAGTCGAGGGAATTGATCCGAAAAAAAATGCtctaatataaaaatattagagCAGTGtacactgaaatgtttttaattacttttcccATTATAATCGTATTATACTTAGAATATCTTCACAGTGTCGGCACTTTGACAAACTACAAGGTGTCATGTGCCTGTGGATATTGTCATATGACCAGTTTCTTTTTACTTGTTCTGATGTTTTAGTGCTCctcagtgcgtgtgtgtgtggtcaatTATCACCTCTCATTAAACTCTAATTCCTAAAAGCTTTTCTTAACAAAGCGCTGATGAGTGAAAGGAGCTGCTAATCTGACGGCAGcagctgctacacacacacacacacacactgaggggcAGTCATAGTCAAGGAACTAACACTTGAAATATGACAGCAGTGAATTGGACGGACGGACTGACAGACAAACGGATGGTCACTCACTTCACATAAAATGAACTGTGTGGCATACCACTGAGCTACGTACTAGGCCCGCTGTTCTTTTACTCTCAGGTCATACTAAACAgtataaattattaataaatatgtgATTGTTGTTCATCATTAAGCTGACGATACACAATGTACTATTAGTGTATGTAGTGCTTGTGCgttttatacacacattatacagcaataatgtaataaaaatatgaaataaaaacgtTAAAATATTGGTCctatttgtgttattgtatgGATGAcagtggatggatgtttgtttAAGTTGATCAAAACAATTTAATATCAGCGTTTTAGCATAAAtttgtcattgtgttgttgACATGGAGACACTGTGTTTATGAGCCTTCATTAAGAGATGCCGTTTAATTATTTGTTCTGATGAATGGTTTTATTTCTGTTCAGatgattgtttctttttatttgttttgatgaaTTTTGAATGTTGTTATTTAGAAAGCTTGAGAAGGTTGGAagatgaatgtatgaatgaatgaatgaatgttgcttttctttgttgttcaGCAGGCGACGAAAAGGACTGTTTGTTTCAAACTGATTTTATTCAAACCGACAATTAAAAATAGTTTCATCGTGTTAACATTCAGAAAGAATCATCTCagaaaaatctaaaacaaacaatcaatacAGTTTCTGTACAGTGTCAGGGAGGGGGCAGGGTCTCAGCAAGAAGTGAATGTCTTCCAGAAGAAGTTCTTGCAGCCTGCTTTCCTCTCCCGAGGGGCAAGCAAAGGCCCGGTGGCACCAGCGGCAGCTCGTTCCAGGTCAACATGGATATCTTCAGGTTCTCCATCGGCGAGAGGGAagttctcctcctccagagcCTCATTCTCAACCTGCAGGAGGTCAGACAGGAGCAGCTCGGCCAGTGAGGAGCGAGACACGTCCTGAAAACACAAGATAAACCACAACCAGTCTTTAATAAGTCCGAGAACATCCACATGCcatcacacaaataaaaaaaaagaagacaagaaacgggacaaagaaacaaagtgaGAGACGTGAGACATCAATTCTGAGAAAACAGGGCGCTTACACACCAGACAAGatcaacaacaaagaaataagaGCAATTACAACATcaagaagaaataaagcagatgagtcaaaacatgaaaacaacatcagtgaTGGGACGCGTCATGGTCGTCTGTTCGACAGAGTCCAGCTCTGAAGTTATAATTCTGCTTCCTCTATATCTATATTTACTCTTACAAAAAACTCAGCTTTGACTGTTTTTCTACAGCATCTTTGCGCTCAGGGAACATCCATCCTGCAGATGTGGACAATGATGCCTCCATGGATACAAATTAGGTTGTGGCTGGATGTCAGGATGACATTGTTACCAGCCTCatcactatctatctatctatctatctatctatctatctatctatctatctatctatctatctatctattccaaaatgtctgtctatctctcttttaaattgaaatgattAATATATAAACacgtttgcatgttttctccttttcaGTTTCATTCTTGTGAGGCAgttcatacatttcatttttgtgaaatttatTAAATgaacatattattttaaatatcttaataattaaaaacaaatcttacataaataattcacaaacatcaaaataacaaaaaaaattcagaaataATACAAATTGAGTTAATTTTTCCAGAATGTCTTTCCGTCTCTGCTCCGTTAtccaaaaatgattaaaatcatTCTGATTACTCATTCTTGATTGTTTGTTTAAAGATTAAGTGCCTcttgattttaatattttaaatataaatatatgtaatgatttcagaaaatgattttgaatattgaaaatcacacaaatttaaatgatgaaaagatGATTCAGATACTGAATCACTTGTTTGTGTATGATCTCCTGTCCTGTAATTatctgaaataaatcaggtcAGTGTAATGATTAATTATCCTTAATTTCCTAAATGTTATGactaacatttattttgaaatcttgtatgttatttttttagtttcatttttgaATTATATTTCAACgttcattttaaaactattttaatgaatcaaaacaatcaaaagCAAACATTAACAATtacattaatgtaaaacaaaaagagaacagAATGAAAATGcgaacttttactttgaaaggatTAAGTTTCATAAGTTTGTCTGACGgaatgtctctctgtctcagtctctgtctcagtgtgtgtgtgtgtgtgtgtgtgtgtgtgtgtgttcctcagtgtCGGACCTGTTTGGAGCTCAGCAGCGGGGCCCGGTGCAGCAGCAGGCGGAGTTTGGAGTCTCTCTGAGCCGCGGAGGAGCAGCTGATGGAGGCGGCgagggagaaaaggaggaggaggaggcaacgGAGACGCGAGGAGGAgaccatcttcatcatctgtctgtctctctttcggtctgtctctctgtctgtctgtctgcgggTCACAGGATCTTCTGCCTCTTGTCCCGCCAGAGCAGCTTTTATAAAGCCCCACTGACGTCACTGTTTAACGGAGGAGGGTgactgatggtgatgatgatggtgatggtgatggctacTCCTCCGCCTCCCGCTTTAGTGAAATGAGCCGTTCTCTGACACTTAATTTTTCCTTCCCGCAGATCACGTTCAGTTTCTCAAGTGGAGGTTAGAGGACCTCAGCAGACACGtcgtctgtttttaaagttattgATCAGTTATCGATAAGTTATTGGTTTGTCAGTGATGTGTGAGGAGACACATATGGAGGCATTCATGTCTTCATGAACATGAACTGGACTTGAAAAGTATGAACACTTAAATATATGAGCATGTGAACGCCTGGACTTATGAAAGTATGACCACATGAATATATGAGCATTTGAATGCCTGGACTCATGAATATATGAGCATGTGAATGCCTGGACTTATGAatttgtgaacacatgaatatatGAGCATGTGAATGCATGAACATCTACCCATATACTGTAACCACAGGGCTGTGTCAATGCATGGGGGACACAGGAAAGCTTTATGAACCCATGaagatgtgaatgaatgaattaatgaatgaagaaCACGTTGTTGATCAGAACCGTGTGATGAAGGACACCTCTGCTGACGaggctctgtgattggctgatgggTTTGAAGATACCAAAATAAGTGACTCATCACATGACAAGACAGATGTGTCTCAGCCTGTCCTGTtaggtgtctctcaggtgaatCATGTGTCTATGAGAAACCTTTATAACATTTAATCACCAAGTGTGACTCTCTGGAATCACTTATTACAGATAACTCTGATGTCATTTTCACTATAATCGCAATTTCATTGTGATTTCCGCAAACTGAATTGTCAACTTCAGTTTCTACAAATTCATTCTGACTATGTGAAGCTTAATCCAAGATATCTAAAAGGACAATGCAGATattgaacatgaacatgtctATAATAACAAACGCCATACACATTCATTGCAAAAGTGAcgtaaaaactgaattgcagATATCTGTAACTGTATTTTTGACTTGTCAGAATGATGCTGCAGCTGTCAGTAGTGAATATCCTGTCGACCAATTaaagcaggggcctcaaacacaaatgacctgggggccactgagtgtctggTCTGGTCAGTAAATgaccagtcaagtgaaaaaaaaaagcctgactTTTTGGGGAAAAGGCAACAGTTCAGTAGGGGTGAGCGacatgagcttaaaatgatataaCAGTAATgtcatcatgatattgcaataacaatatcTGTGGTAGTATTTCACAGTATTGCCATTGCGGTCATTGTTGTGGGGGTCAACGCacataaaaacacttgaaactTTGCACAGAGGTCAGGTCTGGTCAAAATGGGATACTGGCACATTTCCCAGACccgtgcgttgctcaagggctctatagtgCTTCCTAAAGGTGCCaaagttccaccgaatttcccggaACCTGGTGGGAACacgttatagaccaagacgaacaacaAAGTCGATtggaaccatggcctcaactcaacaggaagtcagacatttttaattttggcgTCCATTTGAACCCTacgtaaaatgaaaaaaaactggTCTGAGTGTGTTTATCGTACCAACGTAAAACAAACCCcatattttttatcttttatagGGGTGTCAAATGATTGTGTTAATTGCGGttaattaattacagtcatatttagcaCGTTATGTTTTTTTAAGCGCATTAATCTTATTTGAATTcaattaatttaaatgaaaatacctcaAGTTGAGGGTAGTTTTTAggtgcaattaaaaaaagagattcatTAGATCAATATAACATAATTCATTAATccctctttttttgtaaatctcttgacagcactagtcttttatttattctgtattttagTTATTACTCTGTACAGCTCTTTGGTCCACTGTAGTTATTTTAAAGTCCTTTTAAATAATctattctttaaaaaataaacaacatacaGAAATTACTCATAACTTTAtcttggagggccacatgaaatcgattggagggccacaagTTTGATACGGTTGGGTTAAATGTGAAAACCACATACCATATGTGTGTCTCACCTGACATCAGCCAGTCAACGCCCTCAGGTCTCACACAGTTCTCTGACCTCGACCTGCAGCTGTGAACGAGAGCGTAACCTCTCAGTCATGTGTTCACGTCTCCATGCAACATTCATGCTCTCGTGTTTAATCCTGAAGTTTAAAGAAGGCTGTGGTCAGTATCACATCATCTCACCTGGTCATGGACTTCAAGGCTACGGGACTTCAGCTGTTGGGTCGTCCAACAACAGAGGACTGGACATATTTCACACCTGTCCATATGGGTTACCGTGGAAACGCCTCCGTGACCACAAGGATTACAGCAGCTGTCTGTTTCTGGCAGCTGATTGGTTCAGCCTGTTGATTGGGGTTAGAGGAACATggacacacacgcaaacacacacagagcgagaggaattaacaaatatatttaaattgttttacttCAGAATGAGGAACAGAAAACGGAGTAATAATCTCATCTTCACTTTGCGCCTTTGGAACTTTtgaaaaaacttgtttttaaaaacttgaaCTTTAAATGTCCTTTATCTAGCAGCAGAGACCATCACAAAgctgaacctgtgtgtgtttgaagcgGTGGTGGTCACAACCGTGCGTGTTTGTTAAGTTTAAAGTATGAGCATGAGGAGCATGTTAGTGATACAGAGGGATCTCTGGAGTGAATTAGCTACAAGTTCATTTGATTT
This Solea senegalensis isolate Sse05_10M linkage group LG8, IFAPA_SoseM_1, whole genome shotgun sequence DNA region includes the following protein-coding sequences:
- the sst1.1 gene encoding somatostatin 1, tandem duplicate 1, whose product is MMKMVSSSRLRCLLLLLFSLAASISCSSAAQRDSKLRLLLHRAPLLSSKQDVSRSSLAELLLSDLLQVENEALEEENFPLADGEPEDIHVDLERAAAGATGPLLAPRERKAGCKNFFWKTFTSC